DNA from Gemmatimonas sp.:
CTGCATGCCACGCGCACGCTCGAGGAAGTCGAAGAACGCAACTGGTTCTTCCGCCTGTCGAAGTATCAGGGCTTCCTGCAGAACCTGCTGGCCACGAATCCCTCGTTCATCGAACCCGAGAGCCGTCGCAACGAGATTCTCGGCTTGCTGGCGCAGGGTCTCGATGACATTTCCGCGTCGCGCGCTCGGCTCGACTGGGCCGTACCATTTCCGCTCGTGCTCTCCAACGGCGAGACGCAGGGCACCTACGTCTGGTTCGACGCCCTGCCGAACTACCTTACGGCCACCGGCTTTCCTGATGCCGGATACGAGCAGCGGTGGCCGGCGGACCTGCACATCATCGGCAAGGATATCACGCGCTTTCACGTGGTGATCTGGCCGGCGATGCTCGAAGCGGCGGGACTGCCGTTACCGAAGCAGGTATGGGCGCATGGATTCGTGCAGCTCGGCGGCGAGCGGTTCTCCAAGAGCGCGGGCGTGAAGCTCGACCTCGGCGAAGCGATCGACCGCTATGGCGCCGATGCGTTCCGCTATGTGCTCCTGCGCGAAGTGCCCTTCGATAGCGACGGGAACTTCTCCTGGGAGCGCTTCGAGGAGCGTTACACGAGTGATCTGGCCAATGCGTTCGGCAACCTGGCCAGTCGCGCGATCGCGATGGTCGAGAAGTACTTCGACGGCGTCGTGCCCACCGCCGCGCGCCCCGACGCGGAGCTCGACGACGACGCCGATGTGGCAGCGTACCACGCCGGCATGAACGGCTCGCGTGGCTGGCTGCTGCATGAGGGGCTGGCCGCGGTCTCGCGGATGACGGCGCGCGCGAACGAATACACCGCCGCGACCACGCCGTGGGCCGTCGCCAAGGATCCCGCGCGAACAGCGGAACTCGAGCAGATTCTCGCGTCGCTCATTCGTCGGATCGCACGCCAGACGGTGCTGCTCGCGCCGTTCATGCCCACGAAAGTCGAGGCCGTGTGGACGCAGCTCGGGGCACCAGGTACGGTGGCCGCTCAGCGGATTGACGCGCTCGCCGAACTCGAACCGGCCGGCTGGCACGTGCAAAAGGGAGAGGGCGTCTTCCCGCGTCCGGCGCCGCCAACGGCGACGGCCAAGTAGACCGTCACAGCGGCGGCGTTTTCGTTACCGCACCGCGTCGGGTCGTCACAGGAATCGAGCCCTCTCGTTCGGTGTTTGATTTGCCACCATTTGTGAAATTACCTTCACGATGGATGAATCGTACTTCATCTGGCGTACCGATCCTAAGCCAGAGGAAGTGCCATGACGTCAAATCAGACTACGCAGTCACCGCCCGCCGGACTTCGCCTCCGTAAGGGCTTTGCCCTCGAGGTGGTGCTGCTGATGCTCGTGATGTTCTCCATCATCGTCCTCGCCGGGTTATCCGCCGTGACGACGATCGCCCGGACGTCCAATGCCGATTACCGGGGCGCCCGGGCAAGCTACGCCGCGGAGGGCGGCGCCGACGACATCATGTCGCAACTCGACGCGGCGATGCAGGACGGCATCATCAACGGCGAGGACATCGCGTCGATCACGAAGCCGGAAATCACCGGCTTTCGGATGACACAGAGCACTTCGACGACCGGCGTGCCCGTATCGCGCACGATCACGGCCGGGCCCTTCGCCGGCCTCTACTCGTTGAACCAGCCGATCGACATCACGGTCTCAGCGCGTGACACGTCGGGCAACAAGGCGACCGCGGTGCTGTCGGTGAATGCGCAGACGATTCCGCTGTTCCAGTTCGGTGTGTTCTACGAGGACGACCTGGAAATTCTGCCGGGCGCACCGATGACCTTCGCCGGATGGGTCCACACCAACGGCAATCTCTTCTTGTCGTCGGCGAGTGCCACGTTCCAGAGCAATCTGACCACGCCGGACAGCGTGTTCTGGAACCGGAAGGACGCCAACAATCGATTGGCCGGGGTGCGCATCAACAACGCGGCCGGTACGGGCGTGCTGCTCGACTTCGATTCTCGCAGCTTGTCGGAGCCGGCGTTCAAGACCCGCAGTGAGGTGCGCTTCAACGGCCGACTGATGTCGAAGGCGCAGGGTGTGCGTCCACTCAAGTTGCCGCTGCCGGCGAACGTGCCGGCGGTCACGCTCGTGCAGCCGCGCAGTGTCGGCGACAGTCCGATGGTGCAAGACGTCAAGATGGCATGGAAGTCCGACTGGTACATCACCGTGAATGCGGCGGTGTTCGATATCGTCGATACCAACACGATGAAGGCGCAGCTGTGCACCAACTTCATGGTGCAGGAGCGGACCGGCGGCCTGCAAGTACCGGACGCCGCCGCCTGCGCGAAGATCTTCAAGCCGCGACGCAACGCGTTCTACGAAGGCCGCGAAGATCTGCGGCCCGATCTGCTCGACATCCACATGGACTCGTTGCGCATCTGGAGCGACGCGTCGAAAGCCGCCCGCTCGCCGCGGATCATTTACGTCAACTTCACGAATCTCGGCGGCAATACCAACAAGGATTACGTGGCCGTGCGCCTCCGCCAGGGGGCCCAGCTACCGAAGCCTGGTATCTCTGCCGACACCGGTGGCCTCAGCATGGTCACCGAACGGCCGATGTATGTGCTTGGCGACTACAACACGATCGTCTGGCGTCCGGCCGCGATCATGGGCGACGCTATCACCTTCCTGTCGAATCCCCCCAATCCGGCCATGGCACAGACGCCCGGATCGCTGGCGACACGCTGCAGTGCGCAGGCCGGCTGGTGCGACACGCTGCAGACCAACTATGCCAAGCGCACCGCGCGCCCGACGAACGTCAGAGCGGCGCTCCTCGTCGGACATTCGCCTACACCGTGCGATTATGTGCGCGCCGGATGCGGAGCGCCTCCCTATGGCGGCGGCCTGGAGAATCTACCGCGGTTTCTCGAAGGTTGGGGCGGTGTGACGTTCACGTACACCGGATCGCTGGTCTCACTCTATCAGAGTCGTTTCGCCTTCGGGCTGTGGGGCAACTCCACGAACCCAAACAGTCCCGGTGCGCCGGGTGGAGGCTACTACGATGCCCCGACTCGGGCATGGAGCTTCGACGTGAACTTCCGCTTCCCCGAACGGCTTCCGCCGGGCACGCCGTCAGTCGGCACCGTGCTCCAGACCGCCTTCCGACCGCTGTACTGACCGCGGCCGTGCACGCCTCACTGGACAATCGGGGTTTCCCCGGGATTCGTATGTCACGCAACACGTTCCCCCGCGCGCCACGCGGATTCACCATCATCGAGCTGCTGGCGGTCGTCGCGATCGTCAGCATCATGATGGCGATCATCCTGCCCAAATTCCGTATCTCCGAAAAGACGGAAGTCCAGCTCGCGGGCATGCAGCTCGCGCAGGACGTGGACGTCGCTCGTACCCGCGCGCTCTCGACGCGTGAGATGGTGCGCGTGGCGTTCAAGACGAGCACGCGAACGTACGGCGGCTATCTCGATGAAGACGGCAACGGGACGATCGCCGAGTCGGACGCCGAGTGGCAGGCGTTGCGCGGATTCGGCGTGCGTGAACTCCCCGCGCGCATTCAGTACAGCCGCGGTGCAGCCGGTGCGATTCCCGGTGACGCCGGATCCGGCGCCGTCGGTTTTCCGGACGGGCGAATCGAATTCGACTCACGAGGACTGACCATGCCGATGGGGACACGCGGCGTCGTGTATCTGGCCAGCCAGAACGATCCCTATGCCGTCGTCGCGGTGCAGGTGACCCCGTCGGGCAATGTGCGCTTCTGGACGCACACGCAGGCGGGAGGCTGGCAATGATCCGCATCAGTTCTCGCCGAAGTCTGGCGCAGACAGCGCATATAGCTCGCCGGGGCTTCACGTTGGTGTCGATGATCGTCGCGATCATTTTGCTCGCCGTTGGCCTGTCCTCGCTGGCCAGCGCAAATGCCAGCACGATCAAGTTACAGACGCTGGCCCAGAATCGGACCAACGCCATCGCCATCGGTCGATCCTATCTCGAACAGGTGCGCACGCGTGATCCGTGGCTCGTCCAAACGGAATCGTCCGTGCGTCTCGGCGCCGAAGGGACGCCGGACGCGAGCGGCCCCTATGTCCGTACCATGACGGTGACGGAGACGCGGCAGAATCTCGTGAAGATCGAAGTGAAGGTCGACTATCCTCGCGCGGCCACGCCCGTGTTGCTCACGACGTTGCTGTTTCGCGGCAACGGCCTCTCAGGAGCGCAATAATGCGCACAGGACTCGCCTCGCTGCGACGCGCACGTCGTGGCTTCACGTTGGCTGAAGTGCTGATCTCGATGACGATCGGCATGGTGGTGATCGCCTCGGCGACGGCCTTCTCGCTGAGTAGTTGGCAGACCCGTCGCTCGTGGACCGTTCGCGAAGGGGTCGATCGCGGCGCACGCTTCGTCGGACTGTCGATTGCCCGCGATGTCCAGGAGGCGGGCATCGCCATGGTCGGCACGCCCGTGTTCTCGGCGCTCGGCGCGACGGGCGACACGGTCTCTGTGCTGTCCGTGCCCTTCGAGCCCGCCGAAGCCCCCGTCTATCCGATTTTCGACGACGGGGACACGCTGCCGAATTATCCGCCCGGAGGCACCTGCGGCGCCACCTGTATCGATTTCAAGAAGGTCGACGGCGCGTACGACGTGAAGGCAGGCGATCTGGTGCGACTGCAGGTCGGTACGACGCGGCGACTGCTGCTGCTGACCAGCGTCGCGAACCAAGGGACGGGACTTTTCCGTATCCAGTTCCTGCCCGCCACACGGCTCGTGAACCGCGACGCCGGCATCGACAACCTGCTGTTGTCGCGATCGGGCACCACGATTCAGCGGTTGCATGCGGTCATGTACTGGCGCAACCTGTCCACGAAGGAACTGATGCGCGCGGAGCGGCTCAAATCCACCGGGGCGCCGGACGGTGATGTGATCGCCACCGGCGTGCAGGCGTTCACGAGCCGACTGGTGTTCGTGTCCGGCGCCGAGCATCCCACCTACGATGGTCTCGACGCCGATACCACGAATGATGGCAATGACGTCATGGGTGTTCGCATTCGGACGCAGATCAAGAGCGATCGCAGCGACCCCGCGGTGAACGGCGGCAATCCGGTCTCCCGGTGGTACGAGTGGCGCGTCGCCCCGCGCAACCTGCTCTACGAGAAGAACAAGATGTGACGGGGCGACCCTCCGTTTACTTCTTGAAATCGACCGTCGGCGCCGCCCGCGAGGCGGCGTCGGTGACTTCGAAGTACGTACGCGGCTTGGAGCCCGTCACCTTCGCGGTGAGGACCGCGGGAAACTTGCGGATGTATTCGTTGTACAACCGCACCGCGCCGTTGTAGTCGGTGCGTGAAACGGCGATGCGATTCTCGGTGCCGGTGAGTTCATCCTGCAAACGCAGGAAGTTCTCGTTCGACTTGAGCTCGGGATACGCTTCGACCGTCACGGTGAGTCGACCAAGCGCGGTCGTGAGCTGCTGGTTGGCGTTCGCCAATTCCGTCGGATCGGAACCGCCGGGCTTCTGCAGGGCACCGACGAGTCCCGCTCGGGCCTGCGTGACCGCGGTCAGCACTTCACTTTCCTGCGCCGCGAATCCCTTCACCGTGTTGACGAGATTCGGAATCAGGTCGGCGCGTCGCTGCAGCTGCGCATCGATGTTCTGCTTGGCCTGCGCCGCCTGTTCGTCGTACGACTGGATCGTGTTGTAACCGCAGGCATTCATGCCGAGCGGCAACGCGAGGGCGACCGCCAACACGCGCACGCGTGAGACCGTACGCGAAGCGAGGCGTGACCAGGAGAACGGACTGGACGGACGTCCCGAAAGCTGCGTGGTGACCATGGGGCTCCTCATGATTGGACTGGAGAATGAACTGCGGGTGCCGCCGTGGGCGGCGTGAATCGATCGAGATAGTCGACGAGGACATCCATACCGCGTACGTACCCCGCCAGCACGGTTTCCGCTTCGCCACTTGTGAACGGCGTGCCGCGCACGAGCGCCGAGACCGACGTGAACGGCGCGGCGTCGAAACCGCACTGCGCGGCCACATCGTGAATCACCCGCGTCGCGTCGCGCTCGGGCTTAATGCCGTGCAGGCGCAAGACGGCGCGAAAGATCACGAGCAGCGCGCTGTAGCTGGAACGTAGGAGATCGGTCTGCCGCGCCACGTCGGTGCCCGCGACCATGACGCCACGACGGA
Protein-coding regions in this window:
- a CDS encoding class I tRNA ligase family protein, translated to MPRFYLTTAIDYANGDPHLGHALEKIGADVIARYRRQCGDEVHLLIGMDEHGQKVQQTAAKDGVAPQAFTDEIASRFQAIWAKLGISYDQFIRTTEPHHKAGVQALIRMIAERNPDDFYERSYTGMYCVGCEAFKQDADIVEGKCVLHATRTLEEVEERNWFFRLSKYQGFLQNLLATNPSFIEPESRRNEILGLLAQGLDDISASRARLDWAVPFPLVLSNGETQGTYVWFDALPNYLTATGFPDAGYEQRWPADLHIIGKDITRFHVVIWPAMLEAAGLPLPKQVWAHGFVQLGGERFSKSAGVKLDLGEAIDRYGADAFRYVLLREVPFDSDGNFSWERFEERYTSDLANAFGNLASRAIAMVEKYFDGVVPTAARPDAELDDDADVAAYHAGMNGSRGWLLHEGLAAVSRMTARANEYTAATTPWAVAKDPARTAELEQILASLIRRIARQTVLLAPFMPTKVEAVWTQLGAPGTVAAQRIDALAELEPAGWHVQKGEGVFPRPAPPTATAK
- a CDS encoding prepilin-type N-terminal cleavage/methylation domain-containing protein, whose protein sequence is MSRNTFPRAPRGFTIIELLAVVAIVSIMMAIILPKFRISEKTEVQLAGMQLAQDVDVARTRALSTREMVRVAFKTSTRTYGGYLDEDGNGTIAESDAEWQALRGFGVRELPARIQYSRGAAGAIPGDAGSGAVGFPDGRIEFDSRGLTMPMGTRGVVYLASQNDPYAVVAVQVTPSGNVRFWTHTQAGGWQ
- a CDS encoding prepilin-type N-terminal cleavage/methylation domain-containing protein; this translates as MIRISSRRSLAQTAHIARRGFTLVSMIVAIILLAVGLSSLASANASTIKLQTLAQNRTNAIAIGRSYLEQVRTRDPWLVQTESSVRLGAEGTPDASGPYVRTMTVTETRQNLVKIEVKVDYPRAATPVLLTTLLFRGNGLSGAQ
- a CDS encoding prepilin-type N-terminal cleavage/methylation domain-containing protein is translated as MRTGLASLRRARRGFTLAEVLISMTIGMVVIASATAFSLSSWQTRRSWTVREGVDRGARFVGLSIARDVQEAGIAMVGTPVFSALGATGDTVSVLSVPFEPAEAPVYPIFDDGDTLPNYPPGGTCGATCIDFKKVDGAYDVKAGDLVRLQVGTTRRLLLLTSVANQGTGLFRIQFLPATRLVNRDAGIDNLLLSRSGTTIQRLHAVMYWRNLSTKELMRAERLKSTGAPDGDVIATGVQAFTSRLVFVSGAEHPTYDGLDADTTNDGNDVMGVRIRTQIKSDRSDPAVNGGNPVSRWYEWRVAPRNLLYEKNKM
- a CDS encoding LemA family protein; translated protein: MRSPMVTTQLSGRPSSPFSWSRLASRTVSRVRVLAVALALPLGMNACGYNTIQSYDEQAAQAKQNIDAQLQRRADLIPNLVNTVKGFAAQESEVLTAVTQARAGLVGALQKPGGSDPTELANANQQLTTALGRLTVTVEAYPELKSNENFLRLQDELTGTENRIAVSRTDYNGAVRLYNEYIRKFPAVLTAKVTGSKPRTYFEVTDAASRAAPTVDFKK